A genomic stretch from Flavobacterium sp. KS-LB2 includes:
- a CDS encoding KdsC family phosphatase, which produces MAKSYKEIMNDITTFVFDVDGVLTDSSVFVTNEGEILRTMNIRDGYAMKAAVESGYNVCIISGGSNEGVRIRLRNLGITAIHLGTPNKVETFDEYTEAHSINPEHVLYMGDDIPDYHVMKLVGLPTCPQDASPEIKAISRYISHKNGGKGAARDVIEQVMKAQGKWMAHFDGKHD; this is translated from the coding sequence ATGGCAAAAAGTTATAAAGAAATAATGAATGATATTACTACGTTTGTATTTGACGTAGATGGCGTACTTACTGACAGTTCTGTTTTTGTAACCAATGAAGGAGAAATTCTTCGCACCATGAATATTCGCGATGGTTATGCCATGAAAGCCGCAGTAGAAAGCGGTTATAACGTTTGTATTATTTCGGGAGGAAGTAACGAAGGTGTTCGCATTAGATTACGAAATCTGGGAATTACAGCTATTCATTTAGGCACCCCAAACAAAGTAGAAACATTTGATGAATATACTGAAGCGCACAGTATCAATCCAGAACATGTTTTGTATATGGGTGATGATATTCCTGATTATCACGTGATGAAATTAGTAGGATTACCCACTTGTCCACAAGATGCAAGCCCAGAAATCAAGGCTATTTCCAGATATATTTCGCACAAAAACGGAGGAAAAGGCGCTGCACGTGATGTGATAGAACAAGTGATGAAAGCACAAGGAAAATGGATGGCACATTTTGATGGGAAACATGATTAG
- a CDS encoding geranylgeranylglycerol-phosphate geranylgeranyltransferase: protein MNFLKLIRYPNLLMLAFMQLIFRYVFFKFQNIPLALADWQYGLLVLSTVLIAAGGYVINNIFDQNTDTINKPNQVIVGKTISETSAYNIYIALTVAGVAIGFYLSNVIVKPGFASIFIMIAATLYLYATSLKQMMIIGNIIVAMLLSFSVVIIGIFDLFPTINVENQQQIGLIFSILLDYALFTFLLNLMREIVKDIEDVDGDYNQGMNTLPIAIGKSRTAKIVAGLSFVPILFMLYYINKYLLDLVFVTVYLLLFVVGPLFYFSIKIWTAKSKKEFHTLSMLLKWILLFGILSVVIISLNMKYNA, encoded by the coding sequence ATGAACTTTCTAAAACTAATTCGATACCCGAATCTACTGATGCTTGCTTTCATGCAGCTTATTTTCAGGTATGTTTTTTTTAAATTTCAGAATATTCCATTGGCACTAGCCGATTGGCAATACGGATTACTAGTTTTATCGACTGTTTTAATCGCTGCTGGTGGGTATGTGATTAATAATATTTTTGATCAAAATACTGATACAATTAACAAACCAAATCAAGTAATTGTTGGCAAAACCATTTCTGAAACCAGTGCTTATAATATTTACATTGCACTGACTGTTGCTGGTGTGGCTATTGGTTTTTACTTGTCAAATGTTATTGTAAAACCTGGTTTTGCCTCTATTTTTATTATGATTGCAGCCACACTTTATTTGTACGCAACAAGCCTAAAACAAATGATGATTATTGGTAATATTATCGTAGCAATGTTGCTTTCGTTTAGTGTTGTTATCATAGGAATTTTTGATTTATTCCCAACGATTAATGTAGAAAACCAACAACAGATAGGACTTATTTTTTCTATTCTTTTAGATTATGCACTGTTTACCTTTTTGCTTAATTTGATGAGGGAAATAGTTAAAGACATTGAAGATGTTGATGGTGATTATAACCAAGGAATGAATACTTTACCTATTGCAATAGGCAAATCGAGAACTGCAAAAATAGTCGCTGGACTAAGCTTTGTCCCTATACTTTTTATGCTCTATTACATCAATAAATACCTTCTTGATTTAGTATTTGTAACTGTCTATTTATTGCTTTTTGTCGTAGGCCCATTATTTTATTTTTCCATAAAAATTTGGACTGCAAAATCTAAAAAAGAGTTTCATACGCTGAGTATGCTGTTAAAATGGATTCTGTTATTTGGAATCCTGTCTGTTGTTATTATTAGTTTAAATATGAAATACAATGCTTAA
- a CDS encoding Maf-like protein, with product MLKNKLKKYTLILASGSPRRQQFFKDLDLDFEIRLKEIEEIYPPELKAAEITNYLAALKANAFEGELKQNEILVTSDTIVWHNNTALGKPKNEQDAFQILKSLSNATHEVITSVCFKTNEKVVVLHEVTKVTFNELSDESIRYYLENYKPYDKAGAYGIQEWIGFIAVSKIEGSYANVMGMPTDKVYEYLTNLV from the coding sequence ATGCTTAAAAATAAATTAAAAAAATACACTTTAATTCTGGCTTCGGGTTCACCAAGACGTCAGCAATTCTTCAAGGATTTGGACTTAGATTTTGAAATTCGATTGAAAGAAATTGAAGAAATTTATCCACCAGAATTAAAAGCAGCCGAAATCACTAATTATTTAGCGGCATTGAAAGCCAATGCTTTTGAGGGAGAATTAAAACAAAATGAAATTTTAGTCACCAGCGACACTATCGTTTGGCATAACAATACCGCTTTGGGCAAACCAAAAAACGAACAAGATGCCTTTCAAATCCTGAAATCGTTATCTAATGCAACGCATGAAGTCATCACTTCTGTTTGCTTTAAAACCAATGAAAAAGTAGTTGTGTTGCATGAAGTTACTAAAGTTACTTTCAATGAACTAAGTGACGAATCGATTCGTTATTATTTAGAAAATTACAAACCTTATGATAAAGCAGGCGCTTATGGCATACAGGAATGGATTGGTTTTATTGCTGTTTCAAAAATTGAAGGCTCTTATGCTAATGTAATGGGAATGCCTACTGATAAAGTATATGAATATCTTACTAATTTAGTCTAG
- a CDS encoding mechanosensitive ion channel domain-containing protein, which yields MEISLIHEYSRELIATGVLGILLILFRIISTKLVRRYSKSNQTLEHRTNLVIKYIHLFINILVTIALILIWGVQTKDIFIALSSITTVVGVAMFAQWSILSNITSGVILFFSFPFKIGDVIKIHDKDFPIEAEIEDIGAFHVYLKTIDGEKIIYPNNLLLQKGISILKNHFDDKEFVD from the coding sequence ATGGAAATATCATTGATACACGAATATAGCAGAGAATTAATTGCAACCGGGGTGTTAGGAATTTTACTGATTTTATTTCGAATAATTTCAACAAAACTAGTCAGACGCTACTCCAAATCAAACCAAACACTAGAGCATAGAACTAATTTAGTAATTAAATACATTCACTTATTTATTAATATTTTGGTAACTATTGCCTTAATACTAATTTGGGGAGTACAAACTAAGGATATTTTTATCGCACTTTCTTCCATCACAACCGTTGTGGGTGTTGCTATGTTTGCCCAATGGTCCATTTTAAGTAATATAACATCAGGTGTTATTTTGTTTTTTTCTTTTCCGTTTAAAATTGGTGACGTCATTAAAATACATGATAAAGATTTCCCTATTGAAGCAGAAATTGAGGATATTGGTGCTTTTCATGTCTATCTAAAAACTATTGATGGAGAGAAAATTATTTATCCTAATAACCTGCTTTTACAAAAAGGAATTTCAATACTTAAAAATCATTTTGACGATAAAGAATTCGTCGATTAA
- a CDS encoding AI-2E family transporter, with protein sequence MNDILKLPFYAKLTLVLLGLIALIFIFYIGQDILVPIMMSFLFAILLYPIVQFLKSKLYFPHVLAVMLAVTLFVLFFIGLFVFLSFQISDFADDFDKIEKNINIHLRNIQGFVRDNFHLSSWEQKQYIDTATEDSMEKGKELIGTTLMSFTDTLVNLTLIPIYTFLILLYRTHFLLFLSKLFKKENHEQLKDILTNVRVAINSYIVGLIIEMVLVSTMTTIGFMLIGVKYAILLGIVTGILNLIPYIGILFAGMLSIVASLTGSPDISIIVGVIVITIIVQLIDNNILVPLIVSSKVEINAFISIIGIIIGGAIAGVSGMFLALPILAVLKVIFDRIESLEPWGYLMGDHLPKTYTWRNIKLPLFDSESTPKKIVIKTDIVVPIFTETTTENDSNKTIE encoded by the coding sequence ATGAATGATATTTTAAAACTTCCATTTTATGCTAAACTAACCCTGGTTTTATTGGGCTTAATAGCACTAATTTTTATTTTTTATATTGGTCAAGATATTTTAGTGCCCATAATGATGTCATTTTTATTTGCTATTTTATTGTACCCCATTGTTCAGTTTCTTAAATCAAAACTCTATTTTCCTCATGTTTTAGCAGTAATGCTGGCGGTAACTTTATTCGTTTTATTTTTCATTGGACTTTTTGTTTTTCTATCTTTTCAAATCAGTGATTTCGCAGATGATTTTGATAAAATAGAGAAAAACATCAACATACACCTCCGAAATATCCAAGGATTTGTAAGAGACAATTTCCATTTAAGTTCATGGGAACAAAAGCAATATATTGATACTGCTACTGAAGATTCTATGGAAAAAGGAAAAGAATTGATTGGTACAACTCTAATGTCGTTTACGGATACATTAGTAAATTTAACATTAATTCCTATCTATACATTTTTAATTCTTTTATACCGAACTCATTTTCTGTTGTTTTTATCCAAATTATTTAAAAAAGAGAACCACGAGCAATTAAAAGATATACTAACAAATGTACGAGTAGCTATCAACAGTTACATAGTGGGTTTAATTATTGAAATGGTTTTAGTCTCAACAATGACAACAATTGGATTTATGCTTATTGGTGTAAAATATGCTATTCTACTGGGAATCGTAACTGGAATCTTAAATCTGATTCCTTATATAGGAATCCTTTTTGCAGGAATGCTAAGCATTGTGGCATCACTTACAGGTTCGCCAGATATATCAATAATTGTTGGAGTAATTGTCATTACTATAATTGTTCAGTTAATTGATAATAACATTTTAGTTCCATTGATTGTAAGTTCAAAAGTAGAAATAAATGCGTTTATATCTATTATTGGGATTATCATTGGAGGCGCAATTGCAGGAGTTTCTGGTATGTTTTTAGCGCTTCCAATTCTTGCAGTACTCAAAGTAATTTTTGACAGAATTGAATCTTTAGAACCATGGGGTTATCTTATGGGAGATCATTTACCCAAGACCTATACTTGGCGCAATATTAAATTACCACTATTTGATTCTGAATCAACACCAAAAAAAATAGTAATCAAAACAGACATTGTGGTTCCCATATTTACGGAAACTACAACCGAAAATGATTCTAATAAAACCATTGAATAG
- a CDS encoding PIG-L family deacetylase: protein MQKKYVSAILTLLLCCQLILAQQPQKPNSVAIYNQIQKLNFLGSVLYIAAHPDDENTRLISYLSNEQKARTGYLSLTRGDGGQNLIGTQLRELLGVIRTQELIEARKIDGGEQFFSRANDFGFSKNPTETLAIWDKDKVLADVIWAIRKFQPDVIVNRFDHRSPGTTHGHHTSSAMLSVESFKLASDPTVFPEQLQFVKPWQTKRQFFNTSWWFYGTIQKFNAADKTNLIAMQTGVYYADLGKSNQEIAALSRSRHQSQGFGSTGERGEETEYLEFINGDALQEKKSLFEGIDTSWNRVKGGKPIGELLTTIATEFDHNNPSASIPNLAKAYVMMKALDENHWAPLKSEAIKEIIAACSGLYLEAVAQNQEATPGSTIKIKLEAINRSSAPIQLMSVTSLPEKINTPQNRELKNNILNNINLNLKLPESINYTQPYWLRENGTVGMYAVNQQQNIGIPDIIREAKVLFNVQINGIEIPFERTVVYKYNDDVKGEVYNYLDIVPEVTTSIVDKVLIFKDVKIKYVGVKIKAGKDVVKGDLKLELPENWKVSPKSIPFSIEKKGTEQIVYFEVNAPNKSDEAVAKSVAIIGNKRFDKEQIIINYDHITKQQVLKSAEAKLIKTDLKTNEERIAYIMGAGDEVPSSLTQLGYRVTLLKPEEITPEKLENFDVVMTGVRAYNTVAALANKQTILFDFVKGGKTMLVQYNTAGDLVTENIAPYPLKLSRDRVTEEDAEVRFLAPNHPVLNFPNKITTEDFKGWKQEQGLYYPSQYDKAFTPILSSNDKGETPKDGALLIAPYGKGHYIYTGLSFFRELPEGVTGAYKLISNMISLQSSETIPAQKIKP from the coding sequence ATGCAAAAAAAATACGTATCCGCTATTCTAACATTACTTTTATGCTGCCAATTAATACTTGCGCAACAACCCCAAAAACCAAATTCTGTTGCAATTTACAATCAAATACAAAAACTTAATTTTTTAGGTTCGGTACTTTACATAGCAGCACATCCAGATGATGAAAATACGCGGTTAATTTCTTATTTATCCAATGAACAAAAGGCAAGAACAGGATATTTATCTTTGACACGTGGTGATGGTGGGCAAAACTTAATAGGTACTCAATTGCGAGAATTATTAGGCGTCATTAGAACACAAGAATTGATCGAAGCTAGAAAAATTGATGGTGGAGAACAGTTTTTTTCCCGTGCCAATGATTTTGGTTTTTCTAAAAATCCGACAGAAACCCTAGCAATTTGGGACAAAGACAAAGTACTAGCTGATGTTATTTGGGCTATTCGAAAATTTCAACCCGATGTAATTGTAAACCGATTTGATCATCGATCGCCTGGAACTACACACGGCCATCATACATCATCAGCCATGTTGAGTGTCGAAAGTTTCAAACTAGCTAGCGACCCAACAGTTTTCCCGGAACAATTACAATTTGTAAAGCCTTGGCAAACCAAACGCCAGTTTTTTAATACTTCCTGGTGGTTTTATGGAACAATCCAAAAATTTAATGCTGCTGATAAAACGAATTTAATAGCCATGCAAACTGGGGTTTATTATGCTGATTTAGGGAAATCAAATCAAGAAATAGCCGCATTAAGTCGCAGTCGCCATCAATCACAAGGATTTGGAAGCACGGGGGAACGTGGCGAAGAAACAGAATATTTAGAGTTTATTAATGGCGATGCTTTACAAGAAAAAAAATCCCTTTTTGAAGGAATTGATACTTCTTGGAACCGTGTAAAAGGAGGGAAACCCATTGGTGAATTATTGACTACAATTGCTACTGAATTCGACCATAATAATCCTTCGGCAAGTATTCCAAATTTGGCGAAAGCCTACGTAATGATGAAAGCTTTAGATGAAAATCATTGGGCACCACTGAAATCAGAAGCCATAAAAGAAATTATAGCGGCCTGTTCCGGATTATATCTGGAAGCTGTAGCCCAAAATCAAGAAGCAACTCCTGGAAGTACTATTAAAATTAAACTTGAGGCCATCAATAGAAGCTCAGCGCCAATACAATTAATGAGCGTGACCAGTTTACCAGAAAAAATAAACACCCCTCAAAATCGCGAGTTAAAAAATAATATTCTAAATAACATCAATTTAAATTTAAAATTACCTGAATCTATTAACTATACACAACCATATTGGTTAAGAGAAAATGGAACCGTTGGAATGTATGCCGTAAATCAACAGCAAAACATAGGAATTCCTGATATTATTCGCGAAGCTAAAGTGCTATTTAACGTTCAAATCAACGGAATCGAAATCCCATTTGAACGAACAGTAGTCTATAAATACAACGATGATGTAAAAGGTGAAGTCTATAATTATCTAGATATTGTTCCTGAGGTAACCACTTCAATTGTAGACAAAGTATTGATTTTTAAAGATGTAAAAATTAAATATGTAGGCGTAAAAATTAAAGCAGGGAAAGATGTCGTAAAAGGGGATTTAAAACTTGAACTTCCTGAAAATTGGAAAGTTTCTCCAAAATCAATTCCTTTTAGTATTGAAAAAAAGGGAACGGAGCAGATTGTTTATTTTGAGGTAAATGCGCCTAATAAATCTGATGAAGCTGTGGCCAAAAGTGTAGCGATTATCGGTAATAAGCGATTTGATAAGGAACAAATAATCATTAATTATGACCATATTACCAAACAGCAAGTTTTAAAATCAGCAGAAGCTAAACTCATAAAAACGGATTTAAAAACAAATGAGGAGAGGATTGCATACATAATGGGTGCTGGAGATGAAGTTCCAAGCAGCTTGACTCAGCTGGGATACCGTGTTACATTACTTAAACCCGAAGAAATAACACCCGAAAAATTAGAAAATTTTGACGTAGTAATGACTGGTGTTCGTGCTTATAATACCGTTGCTGCATTAGCAAATAAGCAAACAATCCTTTTTGATTTTGTAAAAGGCGGAAAAACAATGCTCGTTCAATACAATACAGCTGGTGATCTGGTTACCGAAAATATCGCGCCATATCCATTAAAATTGTCTCGCGACCGTGTCACTGAAGAAGATGCTGAAGTCCGATTTTTGGCACCAAACCATCCCGTTTTGAATTTCCCAAACAAGATTACTACTGAAGATTTTAAAGGTTGGAAACAAGAACAAGGATTGTATTACCCAAGTCAATATGACAAAGCCTTCACTCCTATTCTCTCTTCAAATGATAAAGGAGAAACTCCTAAAGACGGTGCTTTATTAATTGCTCCTTACGGAAAAGGACACTATATTTATACCGGACTAAGCTTTTTTAGAGAATTACCCGAAGGTGTTACTGGAGCCTATAAATTAATCTCCAATATGATTTCGCTACAATCATCAGAAACTATTCCTGCACAAAAAATTAAGCCTTAA
- a CDS encoding sodium:solute symporter produces MQLFDWIILIVTLLFIVIYGAWKTKGSKNVEDFILGSNETPWHVVGLSVMATQASAITFLSTPGQAYHDGMGFVQFYFGLPIAMVVICVTFIPLYHKYKVYTAYEYLEKRFDLKTRSLAAILFLFQRGLGTGLTIYAPAIILSAILGWNLTYMNIIIGVLVIIYTFSGGTKAVNVTQKQQMFVIMSGMFITFFLILHYLPNDMTFTSALHIAGANDKMNIVNFSFDPEEKYTFWSGITGGFFLALAYFGTDQSQVGRYLSGKSVRESQMGLIMNGLLKVPMQFFILLTGVMVFVFFQFNPVPLNFNPNNKAMIEKSAFKGEYNSLENKLSDLSEDKKVINLLYIDQLNQDYDNPILRKELIALSNKEKDLRDRAKEIILKADSNSETNDKDYVFFHFILNYLPKGLIGLLLAVIISAAMSSTASGLNALASTTAIDIYKRNVKEEKSERHYLYATKFFTLLWGVIAILFACIGTLFENLIQLVNIIGSIFYGTVLGIFLVGFYIHKVQSKAIFYSAVISQLTIFIIYYYAIYIFPSGEEKLGYLWLNFIGAMLTIVISLLLQWTIFRNQKVVVA; encoded by the coding sequence ATGCAATTATTTGACTGGATTATACTTATAGTAACGTTACTGTTTATTGTAATTTACGGAGCTTGGAAAACAAAGGGCAGTAAAAATGTAGAAGATTTTATCCTAGGTAGCAACGAAACTCCTTGGCATGTTGTTGGACTTTCTGTTATGGCCACACAAGCAAGTGCCATTACATTCCTTTCCACGCCAGGGCAAGCGTATCATGACGGAATGGGATTTGTTCAATTCTATTTTGGTTTACCGATTGCCATGGTGGTAATATGTGTAACTTTTATTCCATTGTATCACAAATACAAAGTATACACGGCATACGAATACCTTGAAAAAAGATTTGATTTAAAAACTCGCTCATTAGCAGCCATTCTTTTCTTGTTCCAAAGAGGCTTAGGAACTGGATTAACGATTTATGCGCCCGCGATTATTTTGTCGGCTATATTAGGTTGGAATCTTACTTACATGAATATTATTATTGGTGTTTTAGTAATTATTTATACCTTTTCGGGTGGAACCAAAGCGGTGAATGTAACTCAAAAACAGCAGATGTTTGTCATCATGTCGGGGATGTTTATTACCTTTTTCCTGATATTGCATTATTTACCAAACGATATGACATTTACAAGTGCGTTGCATATTGCTGGTGCAAATGATAAAATGAATATCGTTAACTTTTCTTTTGACCCAGAAGAAAAATACACGTTTTGGAGTGGAATAACAGGTGGTTTTTTCTTGGCACTGGCTTATTTTGGAACCGATCAATCTCAGGTAGGACGGTATTTATCTGGAAAATCAGTTCGTGAAAGTCAAATGGGACTTATTATGAATGGACTTTTAAAAGTTCCTATGCAGTTCTTCATTTTATTGACTGGAGTTATGGTTTTTGTTTTTTTTCAATTCAATCCTGTTCCTTTAAATTTTAATCCAAACAACAAAGCCATGATTGAAAAATCAGCTTTTAAAGGTGAATATAATTCTTTAGAGAATAAACTAAGTGATCTATCCGAAGACAAAAAGGTAATTAATCTATTGTACATCGATCAGCTCAATCAAGATTATGACAATCCAATTCTTCGAAAAGAACTAATAGCGTTGTCCAATAAAGAAAAAGATTTAAGAGATCGCGCCAAAGAAATAATCCTAAAAGCGGATAGCAACAGTGAAACCAACGACAAAGATTATGTGTTTTTTCACTTTATCCTAAATTATTTACCTAAAGGACTCATCGGTTTGTTACTGGCCGTTATAATTTCAGCAGCCATGTCATCAACTGCTTCAGGGTTAAATGCATTGGCATCAACCACTGCAATTGATATCTACAAGCGTAATGTAAAAGAAGAAAAATCAGAAAGACATTATTTGTATGCGACAAAATTTTTCACTTTATTGTGGGGAGTTATCGCCATTCTTTTTGCTTGTATCGGAACCTTATTTGAAAATTTAATTCAATTGGTAAACATCATAGGATCCATTTTTTATGGAACCGTATTGGGCATATTTTTAGTTGGTTTTTACATCCACAAAGTACAGTCCAAAGCTATTTTTTATAGCGCCGTTATTAGTCAGCTTACTATTTTTATCATTTACTATTATGCTATTTATATCTTTCCAAGCGGAGAAGAAAAACTGGGCTATTTATGGCTTAATTTCATTGGAGCAATGCTAACTATTGTTATTTCATTGCTATTGCAGTGGACCATTTTTAGAAATCAAAAAGTAGTTGTAGCCTAA
- a CDS encoding DUF2911 domain-containing protein → MKKIIIVFAIIIANFTIEAQVKTPQSSPKSTIMQAVGLTDVEINYSRPSARGRAVFGNLIPFGKVWRTGANENTTVSFSDDVVIDGKTLKKGTYSLYTIPKVESWEIIFYKTTDNWGNPEEWKEENVALRATVKPETLNKSVETFTIGINGLDNNFAFLEIYWENSYAAVKFEVPTQQKATANIEKALAGPTGADYFSAAQFLFQSNGDNAKALVYVNKALDMTKDKPFWYNRLKSLIQAKSGDKKGAIETAKLSLAAAEIAKNQDYVKMNKDSIAEWSKS, encoded by the coding sequence ATGAAAAAAATAATCATTGTATTTGCCATTATTATAGCAAATTTCACTATTGAGGCACAAGTAAAAACGCCACAATCAAGTCCAAAATCTACTATCATGCAAGCAGTAGGTTTGACAGATGTAGAAATTAATTATTCAAGACCAAGCGCTAGAGGAAGAGCAGTTTTTGGTAATTTGATTCCTTTTGGAAAAGTATGGAGAACAGGAGCTAATGAAAATACAACTGTATCTTTTAGTGATGATGTCGTAATTGATGGTAAAACGTTGAAAAAAGGAACCTATTCCTTATATACAATTCCAAAAGTAGAAAGCTGGGAAATAATTTTCTACAAAACTACTGATAACTGGGGTAATCCAGAGGAGTGGAAAGAAGAAAATGTAGCACTTAGAGCTACTGTTAAACCAGAAACTTTAAATAAAAGTGTAGAGACTTTTACTATTGGTATTAATGGTTTAGATAATAATTTTGCCTTTTTAGAAATATATTGGGAGAACTCGTATGCTGCCGTAAAATTTGAAGTTCCTACGCAGCAAAAAGCAACGGCTAATATCGAGAAAGCATTAGCAGGACCAACTGGCGCTGATTATTTTTCTGCTGCTCAATTTTTATTCCAATCAAATGGTGATAATGCTAAAGCCTTAGTTTATGTAAACAAAGCTTTGGATATGACTAAAGACAAACCATTTTGGTATAACAGATTAAAATCATTAATTCAAGCAAAATCAGGGGACAAAAAGGGAGCAATCGAAACGGCAAAATTATCTCTTGCAGCGGCTGAAATTGCTAAAAACCAAGATTATGTAAAAATGAATAAAGATAGTATTGCAGAGTGGAGTAAAAGTTAA
- a CDS encoding HAD family hydrolase, which translates to MIQTVIFDMDGVIVDTEPVHRYAYFKQFEELNIAVTEEMYTSFTGFSTRNTFQKLKEVFVIEHEVEDLIQRKRTIFNDAFDSKADLELLEGVENLIKELHQNGIQLILASSASKVTIERVFSRFKLHDYFTHVVSGEDFPKSKPHPAIFEHAASLSIAPKESCIVIEDSTNGIKAAKAAGILCVGYNSVHSEAQDLSEADVVINHFNELGFEVVQNIDSKLRNN; encoded by the coding sequence ATGATACAAACCGTAATTTTTGACATGGATGGTGTAATTGTCGATACAGAACCCGTACACCGCTATGCTTATTTCAAACAATTTGAAGAATTAAATATTGCAGTTACTGAGGAAATGTACACTTCATTTACTGGTTTTTCGACTCGAAATACGTTTCAGAAATTGAAAGAGGTTTTTGTAATTGAGCACGAAGTAGAAGATTTAATTCAGCGCAAACGCACTATTTTTAACGATGCTTTTGACAGTAAAGCGGATTTGGAATTACTGGAAGGTGTAGAAAATCTTATCAAAGAATTACACCAAAACGGAATACAGTTGATTTTGGCTTCTTCGGCTTCGAAAGTGACAATAGAACGTGTTTTTAGCCGCTTTAAATTACATGACTATTTTACGCATGTGGTAAGCGGAGAAGATTTTCCAAAATCGAAACCACATCCCGCTATTTTTGAACATGCAGCAAGTTTATCAATTGCGCCAAAAGAAAGTTGTATTGTTATTGAAGACAGTACGAATGGGATAAAAGCGGCTAAGGCTGCGGGAATTTTATGCGTGGGGTATAATAGTGTACATTCAGAAGCACAAGATTTATCAGAAGCGGATGTCGTTATCAATCATTTCAACGAGTTGGGTTTTGAGGTAGTTCAGAATATTGATTCTAAATTAAGGAATAATTAA
- a CDS encoding tRNA threonylcarbamoyladenosine dehydratase, whose product MAEWTERAELLFKKEGLANLQNANVLVVGLGGVGSFAAEFLARAGVGTMTIVDGDVVDITNINRQLPALHSTVGQPKVTVVGDRLMDINPELKLTRVQEFLSPERAFEIVSEEFDYVLDCIDSVTPKLNLIIAAKRKRVKIISSMGAGGKMEASKVKVTDITNTVNCFFAKTIRRRLKEVKIDKLKVVFSSEIQDESSLKMTDGSNFKKSFYGTNSYMPGLFGLYAAETVIRYLLKK is encoded by the coding sequence ATGGCAGAGTGGACAGAAAGAGCCGAACTTTTATTCAAGAAAGAAGGTTTAGCTAATTTGCAAAATGCAAACGTATTGGTAGTAGGATTGGGCGGTGTTGGTTCGTTTGCCGCTGAATTTTTGGCAAGAGCAGGAGTGGGAACGATGACTATTGTTGATGGCGACGTAGTTGATATTACAAATATTAATAGACAATTACCCGCTTTGCATTCTACTGTGGGGCAACCTAAAGTGACTGTTGTTGGGGATCGATTGATGGATATCAATCCCGAATTAAAATTGACTCGTGTACAAGAATTTCTTTCGCCAGAGCGTGCTTTTGAGATTGTATCAGAAGAATTTGATTATGTTTTGGATTGTATTGATAGTGTGACTCCAAAGTTGAATTTGATTATTGCAGCCAAGCGAAAAAGAGTCAAAATCATAAGTAGCATGGGCGCTGGCGGGAAAATGGAAGCTTCTAAAGTGAAGGTGACTGATATCACGAATACCGTAAATTGCTTCTTTGCTAAAACTATTCGACGCCGATTGAAAGAAGTTAAAATTGATAAACTAAAAGTCGTTTTTTCTTCTGAAATTCAAGACGAATCAAGTTTAAAAATGACCGATGGTTCCAATTTTAAGAAATCATTTTACGGAACAAACAGTTACATGCCTGGGTTATTTGGCTTGTATGCTGCCGAAACTGTGATTCGCTATTTATTAAAAAAATAG